A stretch of the Bacillus alveayuensis genome encodes the following:
- a CDS encoding hypothetical protein (product_source=Hypo-rule applied; cath_funfam=3.50.80.10; pfam=PF10764; superfamily=57716) translates to MNSGEDHSLTGEFCVICNKQKEKGIHLYTSFICTECEQEMIHTNTNEPKYQYYIKKLRRVKKTQIYS, encoded by the coding sequence ATGAATTCCGGAGAAGATCATAGCTTAACAGGGGAATTTTGTGTTATATGTAATAAACAAAAGGAAAAAGGGATCCATCTTTACACCAGTTTTATATGTACAGAATGTGAACAAGAGATGATTCATACGAATACAAACGAACCAAAGTATCAATATTATATAAAAAAGCTAAGAAGAGTGAAAAAAACACAAATATACTCTTAG